The nucleotide sequence aaactaacattttgGTGATCAcaacttgttttttaaacatattaaggatttaaaggataaataaattgGAGGGATAAGGCAGCTCTCAGAGTTGTAAATGACACCTGGACTTAAGTAACATGCAAGGCCAAAGTGGGTGAGAGCTGTAATctgcatttatattcattttttatcatcaattacagaagttttataacaaatgcatttttaaaaattatggtgtTCTaactttattaattaaaatcctcctgatgaaaatttattttatcttagaaAATGGCCTGAGGCTTCTCCTTTAATGTATTGATTTAGAACAAAGTGTTtgaaaaagcatatgaaaaaggATTTAGGATAATTGCAATGCACATAGTATCCAGCTTGCCAgtgatagttttcctttttttgtagtttataaagcaaagtattttaaactctttctAGAATGGAGTTTTACTTCAATAATAAGCAATACTCTACCAAAGGGTTTCCAATGATACTACAAGCTTCACTGTGGTATAAAGTGTTAGTGATGTTTTTTAGGAAAATAGATCATGGAACTCCATATGATGGTATGAATTTTAGtcataaatagaaaggaaattttGACCAGGTCGTTTAGTTTACGtgcttcttttctccccttttttgtttcaggaaaaGGGGAAGATAGTGACGCGCTCAGTATAAATGCAGATGCTTATGACAGCGACATAGAAGGCCCATGCAACGAAGAAGCAGCTGCTCCTGAGGTCCCAGAAAATACAGTCCAGAGTGAAGCCGGTCAGATAGATGACCTGGAGAAGGACATTGAGAAGAGTGTGAATGAGATCCTGGGTCTGGCAGAGTCTAGCCCAGAGGAGCCCAAAGCCGCCACCCTGACTGTTCCTCCTCCAGAAGATGTTCAGCCTTCTGCACAGCAGCTGGAGCTGCTCGAACTGGAGATGAGGGCAAGAGCCATCAAAGCCCTGATGAAAGCTGGTGATATAAAAAAGCCAGCCTAGTCACTTACCTTCAGCCTGAATTGTAGATGTGTTTGAACAAAGCCACATCATATAATTTTGTATCTGAAGTTTATTttgggtcttatatgatatttCTCAACACTATTAGATAAACTCATCTTAGACCTAGAAtatgtttgggtttttgttgttgttgttacttttatattatatatgtgttacTGTTTTCTGAGTTCATGGCAAACAGTGTTGGATAACTGGGTACTTTGTTAGATGAATATATATAGCTATGTCTGTAGATTAATATCTGAAAAGACATTAGCATAGAgtcatggtatttttttctttatttgtaaatgttttggCACAAACATAAAAGCTTAAGAAAAATCGACCAAGCATGTTGCTCTTAAGGTTGCCTGTATTTTGCAATAGAATATTAAATTATTGCTCTGagatttgttaacattttgagaaatttaatTAATGCTTATatgcacttttaaaatacatgttgtCTTGAAGATACTTTATGGGTGTGTATTTACTAGTAGAAACTGAGTAACATTTTTCACTATAAGGATTAGAGATGTGAAATGGCAGAGAAAAACTTAATTTGTGAACGGAAAAGGACTTAATTTAAGGCAATTTTTAACAACGTAGAGTAACTGCCCAACTGTAGTTCCAGCAGACAAGCTGTTCTTTTTTTGATATTACTGGATATTTtgttgaagttttgttttttgtttttcaataaaaaggGAACACATTTTCATTCTAAGCCATCAGGAAAAGGAGAATATTTTATCGTATAGGCTTTCATGTGGTGTTTTTGAAGATCTGATGTGCTATAATTCcgtgaattaaaaataataaagactatcATTCTGGATTTGAAGACTTGATACATTTCCAAATGCAAAATTAACTTCAGGAAGTTTTGGTAAATTGATGTTATGATTAATCTACTTTTGTatagtttttgtaaataaatgaacatcCTGCCACAATTACAGATGCTTTTTGCCCCATCACTAATTGCAGTTGTTtgataccaaaataaatttaggTAGAgactcttaaattatttttttttccagaaatataaaTCTAGAactgttgtttttatatttacttacaagtatggtatattttatttataagccaTGCTCTACTAATGTTGTACGAGGATCTTCCTCAGATGTAAAACTTTCAGGGATTGTGTTTTGTTAACTGGCTTaattaattatatgtaaatttaaaggATTTCTTATAGAAATAGAGAGTATGAAACATTGGAGTTCCAGttacaaattcattttcttggTTGTTCCTGAACA is from Rhinolophus sinicus isolate RSC01 linkage group LG04, ASM3656204v1, whole genome shotgun sequence and encodes:
- the CAAP1 gene encoding caspase activity and apoptosis inhibitor 1 isoform X2, translating into MLQQCFCIIGEKKLQKMLPDVLKNCSIEEIKKLCQEQLELLSEKKIMKILEGDNGMDSDMEEEADDGSKMGSDLVSQQDICIDSTSSLRENKQPEGLELKQGKGEDSDALSINADAYDSDIEGPCNEEAAAPEVPENTVQSEAGQIDDLEKDIEKSVNEILGLAESSPEEPKAATLTVPPPEDVQPSAQQLELLELEMRARAIKALMKAGDIKKPA